GACGATCTTTTCGATTTCCACGTCGACGCGCGACAGATCGAGAAACTCGGATCCGATGCGGACGAGCGGCTGAAACAGCTCCGTCGTGTGGTTCATGACGATTTCCCCGACCTGGCCGTTCGACAGCATCGCTTCCTTGCCGATGAAGTTCGGAATCATGCGCCGGATGAACGTCTGCGCGATCTTCGGGTCGAGCTCGCTGAAGCTTAAAGCGTACAACTCTTTCAACACGACGAACAGGTCCTGCTTTTGTTGATACACCCGCGACGAAATCATCGCGCTGTAGATGTCCGCGACCGCGACGATCTTCGACGCCGGCTGCACCCAATCGTACGTGATGCCGAACGGATAACCCTTGCCGTTGGCGCGCTCGTGGTGCTGCAGCGCCGCGTAGGCGGCCATGCGGTCGTTCAAGCTTTTCATAATGATTTCATAGCCGTATTCGGTGTGCTTCTTGATTTGCTCGTATTCCTCGTCGGTCAGGCGCGAGGGCTTGAGCAGAATCGTCCGGTGAATCTTGCTCTTCCCGATGTCGTGCAGGAAGCCGGCCTTGCCGATGTCGTAAGCTTCTTCCTCCGCGTGGCCGAGCCACTTGGCGATAAAGTAGGAGAGCATGCCGACTTGAATGCAATGCTCGTATGTATAGTCGTCCTTGGAATTGAGGGTTAAGAGAAGGCCGACGATATCGGTTTCCTGCTGCATCGATTCGATCAACGGGTCATACGACTTATCGATTTCCTCGGGCGTTACGAAGCCGACATGGTACGCTTGATCGAACATCGTCTTCATCTGGCCGACCGCCTTATCGTATTGCGCCTGGAACGGCGGCTCGGGAACGTGCCCCGACGACGCGTCGTTCGCCCGAGCGTCCATAATTTCGACGTATTCGATTTGATGTCTCAGCAGCAGGGCGATATGAACGTCCGTGATAACCGTGCCCGGCGCCATAATATGGAGTCCGGTCGGCGCGAAGACATGCTGCCGGAGCATGTCGCCCGCATGGAGTTTCGTTACGTGCAGCCGCATAGGAAGCACCTCTGATTGTAAGTTGCCCATCTATGATATAGCACTTTCGGCTTATTGTCGACATAAACTAATGCGTAAGTCATAGGGACAAAGCATCTTGTCAGAAAAAATAATGATTGTATCGCAGCTCAGAATTATTGTATTGTTATTTAGCAAATTTTAGCACGTACATAAGGGAGTTATAGCAGATGAAAAGATGGACGATCATCGCGGCGGCCGCGATGCTGGCGACGACGACCGGCTGCGGCTTCGGGGGCGCGAAGGAAGAGACGAGAGAGCTGTCGCTTCCGGCCGACGGGGTTACGAAGTTCGCGGTGCGGACAGGGAGCGGAGACGTTACGCTGGAAGGCGCGGACGGGCTCGAGGCGATCGAAGCGACGGCGACCGTCCGACTCGGGTCGACCGGTTCCTTCGACGAGGACGTCGAGTTTACGCTAACGCGAGACGGCGACGGCGCGACGCTGACGACCGGCTTCGAGACGAACGGCTGGATTCCGTCCTTGCTCGCGCCGCGGTCGATGGATGTGACGGTGCGCATTCCGCGGGCGATGGCGGTTACGATCGAAGACGGCTCCGGCGATCTGGTCGTTCGCAACGTCGGAGGGACGCTCGTCGTGCTGGACGGCTCGGGAGACGCCGACATCGCGGAGATCGGCGGCGCGACGACCGTCACGGACGGTTCCGGCTCGCTGCGCATCGAGCGCGTCGACGGAAATCTCGTCGTCACGGACGGCTCGGGCGACGCGACGGTCAAGGACGTGACCGGTTCGCTTACGATCACGGACGGCAGCGGCGACATCGACGTCGACGGCGTGGGCGGCGATCTGATCGTAACCGACGACGGCTCCGGCGACCTGCGGTCGGTCGGGGTCCAAGGACGAACGATAACGGAATAACTCCGAAAAAGAAATCCCTCGGACGTTTCGTCCGAGGGATTGCGAATGCGATTGGGGTTAGCCGACGAAGGCGCCGCGGGTAGGCGTCTTGCCGCGGCCGTCGTTCTTCGGCTTGCGGCCGAACAGGTTGCCGACGGCGGCCTTGAAGTACGGGAGCACCCAACGGTCCGCGCCGTAGCGGCCTGCGTTGGCGCCGGCGACGAGGACGAAGAGGCCCATGATCGCCATTTGCGGGTTCGTCGACGTCGTGCCCGAGAGCAGGAACGCGAAGTTCATGGCCAGGGCGCCGAGAGCGGCGACGGTAGTGAAGCAGCCGAGCATGAGACCGAGACCGGCGAGAATTTCGCCCCAGAGGACGAGGAACGAGAAGACGTCGGCGTTCGGAATGGCGAAGGCGGTCAAGAAGTCCGCCCACCAGCCTTGGACGGCCGGATGATCGCCGGTCGCTTTTCCGACGGCGCCGGCGAGGAAGCCCGCCGCGTTGAACGGCTCGGGCGCGTTCAGCTTCTCGAGACCGTGCGTGAACCATTGATAGCCGAGGTAGAATCTAAGGAAGAAGAGCGCTGCGGCTGCGTAGCGGTTTGTTCTAAGGAACGTGTTGAACATGTGGAATCCCTCCAATTTGTTACTGTGCGAGGAGCGAATCGTCGTCGATGTCGTCTTCCTCTTGACTTCATCTTACCTCCGGAGGGGCCGCATCGATGTGCGGATTATCACATGTTTTCAAATTCCGTTGCGTTACCATAAATTCGAATCCACATTGGAAACGGAGGAGTGGTATACGTATGACGAACACGCTGGTTATCGTAGCGCATCCCCGCTTGGCGGAAGGCTCCCGCATCAATAAGAAGCTGGTCGAAGCGGTCGCGTCGATCGAGGGCGTAACCGTACGCGATTTATACCGGACGTATCCGGACGAGCGGATCGACCCCGAGGCGGAGCAACGGCTGTTAGAGGCGCATGAGCGCATCGTGCTGCAGTTCCCGTTCTGGTGGTACAGCTCGCCCCATCTCTTGAAGAAGTGGACGGACGAAGTGCTTACTTACGGCTGGGCGTACGGCCCCGGCGGCGACAAGCTGCGCGGGAAGTCGCTCGGGCTCGCCGTCTCGACCGGCGGCGCCGAGAGCGCCTTCCAGGCCGGCGGGTACAACCAGTACACGATGAGCGAGTTGACGAGACCGTTCCAAGCGACGGCGTCGCTCGTCGGCATGACGTTCCGGCCGATCTTCTCGGTGCACGGCTCGATGCTGTGCGACGACGAGACGCTGTCGCGGCGGGCGGCAGAATACGCCGCTTACGTGACGGCCGAACGCGAGACGGCGATTCATGCGTAACAACGACGAAGGGGCGCTCCCGATCGGGAGAACGTCCCTTCGTTCTGTTCGTGCGCCGGGTTACTTCAGCGCGTATTTGTCGGACGTCAGCCGGAACGAATCGCGAAGTCCGCTGGACAAGTACACCTCGCGCGATGCGGTGATAAACACCGCTTCCGTCTTCTCCGTCGACTCTACGAACGCCATGCCGTCCGCAAGGCCGAGCGCGAACGCCGCCGTCGACAGCGCGTCCGCGTCCGCCGACCGTTCCGTCAAAATCGTAACGCTCAATAACTCGTTATCGACCGGGTACCCGGTCGCCGGATCGAGGATGTGATGGTAGCGAACGCCGTCCTCGATAAAGAACCGCTCGTACACGCCGGAGCTGACGATCGTCTGATCGACGGCTTTCAGCGAGCCGATCGAAGCGCCGCGCGCGTCCTCCGGGTCTTGAACGCCGATCGTCCACGGCTTGCCGGCGGCCTTCTCGCCGACCGCCACGATGTTGCCGCCGAGGTCCACGATGGCGCTGTTCAAGCCTTCCGCCCGCAGGTAGTCGGCGACCACGTCGCCGGCGTACCCTTTGGCGATGGCGCCGAGGTCGAGCGACATGCCCGGCTCGGTCAAGTAGATCGAGGTCGCCGTGTCGTCCAGAACGACGTTGTCGGCGTCGACGAGCGCCGAGGCGGACTGGATTTCCTCCACGGACGGCTTCCGGGGCGCATCCGATCCGATGTCCCACACATCGACCAACGGCCCGATCGCCGGGTCGAATTTGCCGCCGGAGTCTTTCCAATATCGGATCCCTTTCTCGACGAGCCGGAACGTCTCCTCCGAGACGCGAACGGGCTCGACGCCCGCCATCCGGTTCACGCCCGAAATCTCGCTCGTCTCTACCTGTCGGCTCATCGTCGCGTCGATGCGCTCCAGCAGCTCCCGAATGTGCTCGAACGTGGCGTCGTCCGCCCGCTCGTCGAACACCTTCACGGTAACGACCGTATCGAAAATGAAATACGTCTCCGCCCTCGCCTCCGAGCCGCCGCCCGCCGCCGCTTCGCCCGAACAGCCGGCGAGCGCGGCGGACGCGAACAGCGCGGAAGCCAATGCGAGGTTTCGTAAGAGGTTCCCTTTCATAAACCCACCTTCTTTCTCGCTCTTTCGCAGAGCATATCAGATTCGAAGGGGCGTTCCTGTGACATCGGTCATAGGAGCGGCCTTGG
The nucleotide sequence above comes from Paenibacillus antri. Encoded proteins:
- a CDS encoding DoxX family protein, encoding MFNTFLRTNRYAAAALFFLRFYLGYQWFTHGLEKLNAPEPFNAAGFLAGAVGKATGDHPAVQGWWADFLTAFAIPNADVFSFLVLWGEILAGLGLMLGCFTTVAALGALAMNFAFLLSGTTSTNPQMAIMGLFVLVAGANAGRYGADRWVLPYFKAAVGNLFGRKPKNDGRGKTPTRGAFVG
- a CDS encoding FAD:protein FMN transferase, whose product is MKGNLLRNLALASALFASAALAGCSGEAAAGGGSEARAETYFIFDTVVTVKVFDERADDATFEHIRELLERIDATMSRQVETSEISGVNRMAGVEPVRVSEETFRLVEKGIRYWKDSGGKFDPAIGPLVDVWDIGSDAPRKPSVEEIQSASALVDADNVVLDDTATSIYLTEPGMSLDLGAIAKGYAGDVVADYLRAEGLNSAIVDLGGNIVAVGEKAAGKPWTIGVQDPEDARGASIGSLKAVDQTIVSSGVYERFFIEDGVRYHHILDPATGYPVDNELLSVTILTERSADADALSTAAFALGLADGMAFVESTEKTEAVFITASREVYLSSGLRDSFRLTSDKYALK
- a CDS encoding NAD(P)H-dependent oxidoreductase; translation: MTNTLVIVAHPRLAEGSRINKKLVEAVASIEGVTVRDLYRTYPDERIDPEAEQRLLEAHERIVLQFPFWWYSSPHLLKKWTDEVLTYGWAYGPGGDKLRGKSLGLAVSTGGAESAFQAGGYNQYTMSELTRPFQATASLVGMTFRPIFSVHGSMLCDDETLSRRAAEYAAYVTAERETAIHA
- a CDS encoding HD-GYP domain-containing protein codes for the protein MRLHVTKLHAGDMLRQHVFAPTGLHIMAPGTVITDVHIALLLRHQIEYVEIMDARANDASSGHVPEPPFQAQYDKAVGQMKTMFDQAYHVGFVTPEEIDKSYDPLIESMQQETDIVGLLLTLNSKDDYTYEHCIQVGMLSYFIAKWLGHAEEEAYDIGKAGFLHDIGKSKIHRTILLKPSRLTDEEYEQIKKHTEYGYEIIMKSLNDRMAAYAALQHHERANGKGYPFGITYDWVQPASKIVAVADIYSAMISSRVYQQKQDLFVVLKELYALSFSELDPKIAQTFIRRMIPNFIGKEAMLSNGQVGEIVMNHTTELFQPLVRIGSEFLDLSRVDVEIEKIVN
- a CDS encoding DUF4097 family beta strand repeat-containing protein; its protein translation is MKRWTIIAAAAMLATTTGCGFGGAKEETRELSLPADGVTKFAVRTGSGDVTLEGADGLEAIEATATVRLGSTGSFDEDVEFTLTRDGDGATLTTGFETNGWIPSLLAPRSMDVTVRIPRAMAVTIEDGSGDLVVRNVGGTLVVLDGSGDADIAEIGGATTVTDGSGSLRIERVDGNLVVTDGSGDATVKDVTGSLTITDGSGDIDVDGVGGDLIVTDDGSGDLRSVGVQGRTITE